The sequence CTCTGGCCACACAAACATCCGTTTATTACCTTGCTCAACCAGCACTTGGCTATCGTTAGTGACGACGGTTTCTCCCGCTGCATTGCCAAGATAAGCGCCATTAGGTTGGCTGACATTTTGGCGCTCGACAATCGTCACTGTTAAATTGCCATGGCTTACGGCGGCTTTTCTTGCAACTACATCGCCCCCCATCACCACAGTACCAGTACGACTGTTAAACACGATCCGGGGTGAACGTCGGCCTTGGTCAATCTTAAGTTCTTCAAGCATGGACATAAATGTCACACGCTCTCGATTCGATTTAGGTGCATGTATCAATACCTTGGCATGATCTTGTGCACGCGCCACATCGGGACCAAAGAGTTCATTCACTGCGCGCTCAATATTTCGAGCCGTTTTAAAATTGGGATCTTTCAGATTTAAAATAATGTCTTCATTATCACTAAAGTTACTTTTGATGGGCGCCTCAAGTAAGGCGCCATTGGGAATGGTGCCAACCGTTGGGACATTGACAGTCACAGATGACCCATTACGACCCGCGGCAGAAATACCACCGACAACGAGGTTCCCCTGTGCCACCGCATAAATTTCGCCATCGACAGCACGTAGTGGCGTCATTAATAAAGTCCCCCCTTGGAGGCTCTTCGCATCACCAAGGGATGAAACGGTCACATCCAAGGACTGACCAGGGCTCGCTAGGGAGGTAATAGTGGCATGCACAGCAACAGCGGCAACGTTCTTTAATTTAGGATCGGTTTTATCATCAATTTGTACGCCAAATTGTTTAAGCATATTAACAACAGATTGACTGGTAAATTTGACTTGAGAGCGATCACCCGTGCCACTTAAGCCAACAACTAAACCGTAGCCTACCAGTTGGTTATCACGTAGCCCTTGTACATCAACAATATCCATCAAATAACGACTTTGACTTTGCTCTTGAGCCTGTAATGTTCCACTAACCAAAAGTAGCAATAATAAACAACGTAGCATTACAAAAATCCTTGGTTAAAGCGGGAACCATGGGCTATTAAAGTAGCGAGAAGCCCACCCCATAGCATTACTGTCGGCAATAGCGCCTTGACCACCATAAATAATTCTGGCATCGGCAATACGCTGCGATGATATGGTGTTGTTATTGCCAATATCATCGGTACGTATGATGCCAAGCAGGCGTAAATATTCATCGCCTTGATTTAATCGCAGCCATTTTTCACCACGGATCAACAAGGTGCCATTAGGCAAAACCTTAGAGACGGTAACGGTAATCGAACCTGATAATTGGTTTTGCTGTGTACTGGAACCTGCGCCATTAAACCCTCGAGAAAAGGAGGTTTTACCATCCGCATCGGCGGTTTTTTCGCCGACATTTCCCTTAAGTCCCATGCCAATATCTTGTTCTTTATTCGTTTTGGTATCCGCTTTTTTACTCGAATAAGTTTTTTCATCTAACGCAACAGTTAAAATATCGCCCTCACGGAAAGCACGTTTATCCTTAAATAGCGTCAACATGTAGCCGGGACGATAAAGACTGCCATCTTTTGCATCTGGCAAGCTGTAGTCAATTTCTGGTGGAGCCCACTCTTTGGTTCCAGGTTTGGTTTCCTGATCTGGAATATGTGACATACAACCCGACAGCAGTGCAAAACATAAAAGCCATAACCAGTGCATTACCGCCTCCCTAAACCGATTGATTGAGGAATTTGAGCATATCGTCTGAGGCTGAAACGACCTTGGCATTCATCTCATATGCTCTTTGGGTAGAAATCATTTCAACCATTTCTTCCACTACATTGACGTTTGCGCCCTCTAGTGCGCCCTGTCTTAAAGCACCTAAAGCTTGATCACCAGCGACACCTTCAACAGCCACACCCGATGCAGCAGTTTCACGGTAAAGGTTGTCACCACGTGCCTCTAATCCTGCTGGATTGGTAAAATTAACCAGTGTGATTTGACCTAAATCTTGTGGCTCAGCTTCGCCAGCCATTTGTGCAGTAACAACACCATCACTGGCAATCGTGACAGTTAACGCATCTTCAGGGATCACAATATTAGGCACTAAGGGTAGCCCTTGCGACGTGACCATCATGCCTTCACTGCTGCGATAAAACTGACCATCACGGGTATAAGCAAGATCGCCATTAGGTTCTTCAACTTGAAAAAAACCATGGCCTTGAATCGCCAAATCCAGTTGCTGACTGGTATTTTGCATATCCCCTGTCGTGAATATCTTTTGGGTACCCACGACCCTTGTACCAGCTCCGAGTTGTAATCCAGAGGGGAGGTTATTTAATGCATCGACCTGACCGCCCGGCTGACGCTGGACTTGATAAAAAAGATCATTAAAGGCGACACGATCACGCTTAAAGCCTGTGGTATTCACGTTTGCCAAGTTGTTGGCAATGGCGGTCATTTTCGTATCTTGTGCTGTTAGGCCAGTTTTACTTACCCATAACGCTGATTGCATACCACTAATCCTTAAACATTACCCAGCAAACGATTACCAGCCTCAGCTAGTTTTTCGGCACTTTTCATTAACTTAACCTGAATTTCAAACTGACGGCTCAGATCCATCGACGCAATAAGCTCCGACACGGCCTGCACGTTACTCGATTCAAGGAATCCACTATCGACCAGTACGCCATCATCCTGCGCCATCAACTGACCATCTCGGCCGTAAAGCAAACCATCTTGGCCTTTTTGCATTAAAGCTAAATCGGGATTGACTAGTTTTAATCGACCAACTTCTTCAATGATCCCACCTTCTGAAGGCAACACACTGACGGTACCATCTTCACCGATGAACAGATCTTTATGCTCAGGGAGTACGATAGGGCCATCGTTTCCTAATACTGGCCGGCCATCAATGGTTAACTCTCCCTCGGCATTAGCAATCAAAGCCCCTGAACGGGTATAAGCCTCGCCCCCCTCGACGGCAACCGTAAATAATCCACGGTCCCGAATCGCCAAATCCAAGGTTCGACCTGTAGGGTTGATCACCCCACTTTGGTGGCTAAAACCACTGTTTTCGGTCTGCGCCATTACCCGCGTATTTAAGCTATTACCTTGAGCAGCCAAAGCAACCGCATTCACCCGCTCTAGATCGGCTTTAAACCCTGCGGTTTCAGCGTTAGCCAAGTTATTCGCACGAATACTTTGCGCTTCAAGAATACGAACTGCACCGCTCGCCGCGGTATAAAGCATCTTCTCCATGTTAGCGTCTCGTATTAAATGGCATTAAGTAACGCTTGCTGCATTGTCGAGTTAACATCAAGCACTTTAGCGTTGGACTGATAATTACGCTGTGCCGACATAAGGTTAACCATTTCAGCAGTCGTATCGACATTCGAGCCCTCTAAATACCCGCCAGTTACGGTTCCCATAGTGCCCGTTGATGGCGCGCCAGTAATCGCTTGTCCCGCCGTATTAGTCGCGACCCAAGCATTGTTACTCACTGCGGACAAACCATTTGGATTGCTGAAGTTAGCAAGGATGACTTGTCCCTGTAACTGCTCTTGGCCGTTGGTATAAGTGCCATACAGCATACCGTTATCATCTAAGCGCACCCCTTTCAATTCACCCGAGGTATAACCGTCTTGAGATAAGCTGGAGTTGTTGTATTTGGCGGCATACTGAGTGCTTTTATCGAAATTAATTTCAAACTGGAGGTTGGATGCGCCGTTAGGTAAGGTAAGATCGAAGGCTTGTTTGGTCGTTGCTGGGTCTAAAACACCTTTAGCATCAAATGTTAATGTCGTTTGTTCGGTGAGTTGAACGCCATCCAGAGTATAATTAACAGTCCATTCATTCGGTGCAGTTTTGACATAATACTGAGTCACAACATGCTCTGCACCCAAGGAATCATAAACGCTAGTCGTTCCAATTGAGTGATAGCTATTGATATCTTTAGGATCAAAAGCAACGGCTATAGGGTCTACTCTGGCATCTAAATTGGAAACAAGGCCAACTTGAGTTGTCGCTTTTGCTGCAAGTGATGCGGTTTGTACCTGTAAATCACCCACATTACCTTGCTGGATTTTTCCAGTGGCATTCACAGAATATCCCTGCAAACGACTGCCTACGGGGTCGGTAATGAAGCCTTGGCTATCCTTATGGAACATCCCCGCTCTAGCATACATAGCGCCGCCATCGGTGCCCTTAAGCACAAAGAAGCCTTCTCCTTGAATGCCCATATCAAGTTGACGGCCTGTGTACGTTAAGCTGCCACCCTTAGAGAAGTTCTGCGTCGTGGACATCACACTAACACCACCCGCTTGGCCACCGTTATAGATAGATGCAAACTCGCTGCGTCCACCACGGAAACCATTGGTTGATGCGTTGGCGATGTTATTACTGATGGTATTGAGGTCTTGGGTCGTCGCCTGTAATCCACTTAAAGCTATGTTAAATGACATCTTAATTTCCTATAAAATGAGTTACGAAACTTCAGAAATATTGAGAACTGAAATCACACCGACACCATGGCCCATTTCAGCCATCATCATGCCCGATGCACTGGAAAAATGGATTCGCTCTATCGGTGCTTTTATATACGTAGGCGCGACTAAACTATTTTCACCCAGTGTCGCCTTCGCTTTGATTTCATATTGGCCTTTTTCTAATCCCAGCTCATCTGGATCGATAGCAAAACGAATATCACCGACAGCTTGCGCACCTAATTGCATAGTATGGACAACTTGCCCTTCGGAATTCACAATCTCGATATCGAGTGCTTCAACCGCATTCTCCAAATACACTTTTCCCTCAACCGTTTCACCATCGAGCTTAAATTCAGACACAGGCACCATGGCATTCTTGCCGATCAAAGACGCCGATTGCACAATGCCTAAATTTTCCATCATGATCATTTGGTTGGATTGATTCTTCCGCATCCCTTCTAAACTTTCGACCTGCGAAAACTGCGCTAGCTGAGAGATATATTCAGCACTGTTAAGCGGTTTGGTCGGGTCTTGGTTTTTAATCTGCGCAATCATTAATGTCATAAATTCATTTTTTAATGATGCTGCATCATTCCCCGGTGCCGCCAATGCGCCAGCAGGATTCTGGACTGGGTTATTTGTTGCGCTAGCCACTTCCATGCTATTTATTTCCTAGTTGCAATAAGCCCTGCTGCATAGAGCGAGCACGATTCATCACTTCTACACTGGTCTCAAATGAACGGCTCGCTGCCATCATGTCAGCCATTTCTTCAATGGTGTTTACGTTAGAATAAGCGACATAACCTTGTTCATCGGCAAAGGGATGATTCGGCTCATAACGCATATCTAATGGCGCATCCGCCTGCACTATATCGCTCACCTCAATCGACGCTCCGATAGCCCCTTGTTGAGTTGAATCGTAAATAGTGGCAAATACCGGCTTTAAGGCACGATAGGCTGACTCAGGAGTTTCTGCAGCGGCCCCCGCATTAGCGAGGTTACTCGCCACCGTATTTAGACGTATGGTCTGGGCATTCATGCCAGCACCCGCTATCTGATAAATATCACCAAATGACATATAGGCTCCTAACGACCTTCAATGGCAGATTTTAGACCTGCTATTTTCATGTTCAAAAAAGTCAAACTCGTTTGATAATCCATCGCATTCTGTGAATATCTCGCCTGTTCTTTACCGAGTTCCACGGTATTATCATCGGCGGAGTTTTGATAAGGCATGCGATAAGCAAGACTGTACTGTTGATTCATTTGCATGCCAGCTTCAACCTGCTTCATGGCTGCCTTGAAATCTAAATCTCTTGCTTTATACCCTGGAGTTTCGGCATTGATTAAATTGCTCGCTAATACCTTGCTTCTCTCCACTCTAAAATCGAGTGTCTGAGGATGTATTCCTAATGCTTTATCAAGGTTGATAGCCATCTAAACTCCTAGTACTGTATGCCTAAATTAATATCGATGGCCAAGCAGCTTACAATTAGCATGCCAATATACTTATCAATATAAAACAGTTGGTTACATGAACGCGTTACGAATAGACGGAAAGTCTTTT is a genomic window of Shewanella putrefaciens containing:
- a CDS encoding flagellar basal body P-ring protein FlgI, with product MLRCLLLLLLVSGTLQAQEQSQSRYLMDIVDVQGLRDNQLVGYGLVVGLSGTGDRSQVKFTSQSVVNMLKQFGVQIDDKTDPKLKNVAAVAVHATITSLASPGQSLDVTVSSLGDAKSLQGGTLLMTPLRAVDGEIYAVAQGNLVVGGISAAGRNGSSVTVNVPTVGTIPNGALLEAPIKSNFSDNEDIILNLKDPNFKTARNIERAVNELFGPDVARAQDHAKVLIHAPKSNRERVTFMSMLEELKIDQGRRSPRIVFNSRTGTVVMGGDVVARKAAVSHGNLTVTIVERQNVSQPNGAYLGNAAGETVVTNDSQVLVEQGNKRMFVWPEGTSIEEIVRAVNSLGATPMDLMAILEALSEAGSLEADLVVI
- the flgH gene encoding flagellar basal body L-ring protein FlgH, whose protein sequence is MHWLWLLCFALLSGCMSHIPDQETKPGTKEWAPPEIDYSLPDAKDGSLYRPGYMLTLFKDKRAFREGDILTVALDEKTYSSKKADTKTNKEQDIGMGLKGNVGEKTADADGKTSFSRGFNGAGSSTQQNQLSGSITVTVSKVLPNGTLLIRGEKWLRLNQGDEYLRLLGIIRTDDIGNNNTISSQRIADARIIYGGQGAIADSNAMGWASRYFNSPWFPL
- the flgG gene encoding flagellar basal-body rod protein FlgG, which translates into the protein MQSALWVSKTGLTAQDTKMTAIANNLANVNTTGFKRDRVAFNDLFYQVQRQPGGQVDALNNLPSGLQLGAGTRVVGTQKIFTTGDMQNTSQQLDLAIQGHGFFQVEEPNGDLAYTRDGQFYRSSEGMMVTSQGLPLVPNIVIPEDALTVTIASDGVVTAQMAGEAEPQDLGQITLVNFTNPAGLEARGDNLYRETAASGVAVEGVAGDQALGALRQGALEGANVNVVEEMVEMISTQRAYEMNAKVVSASDDMLKFLNQSV
- a CDS encoding flagellar basal body rod protein FlgF, which produces MEKMLYTAASGAVRILEAQSIRANNLANAETAGFKADLERVNAVALAAQGNSLNTRVMAQTENSGFSHQSGVINPTGRTLDLAIRDRGLFTVAVEGGEAYTRSGALIANAEGELTIDGRPVLGNDGPIVLPEHKDLFIGEDGTVSVLPSEGGIIEEVGRLKLVNPDLALMQKGQDGLLYGRDGQLMAQDDGVLVDSGFLESSNVQAVSELIASMDLSRQFEIQVKLMKSAEKLAEAGNRLLGNV
- the flgE gene encoding flagellar hook protein FlgE, with translation MSFNIALSGLQATTQDLNTISNNIANASTNGFRGGRSEFASIYNGGQAGGVSVMSTTQNFSKGGSLTYTGRQLDMGIQGEGFFVLKGTDGGAMYARAGMFHKDSQGFITDPVGSRLQGYSVNATGKIQQGNVGDLQVQTASLAAKATTQVGLVSNLDARVDPIAVAFDPKDINSYHSIGTTSVYDSLGAEHVVTQYYVKTAPNEWTVNYTLDGVQLTEQTTLTFDAKGVLDPATTKQAFDLTLPNGASNLQFEINFDKSTQYAAKYNNSSLSQDGYTSGELKGVRLDDNGMLYGTYTNGQEQLQGQVILANFSNPNGLSAVSNNAWVATNTAGQAITGAPSTGTMGTVTGGYLEGSNVDTTAEMVNLMSAQRNYQSNAKVLDVNSTMQQALLNAI
- a CDS encoding flagellar hook assembly protein FlgD, whose product is MEVASATNNPVQNPAGALAAPGNDAASLKNEFMTLMIAQIKNQDPTKPLNSAEYISQLAQFSQVESLEGMRKNQSNQMIMMENLGIVQSASLIGKNAMVPVSEFKLDGETVEGKVYLENAVEALDIEIVNSEGQVVHTMQLGAQAVGDIRFAIDPDELGLEKGQYEIKAKATLGENSLVAPTYIKAPIERIHFSSASGMMMAEMGHGVGVISVLNISEVS
- the flgC gene encoding flagellar basal body rod protein FlgC, with the translated sequence MSFGDIYQIAGAGMNAQTIRLNTVASNLANAGAAAETPESAYRALKPVFATIYDSTQQGAIGASIEVSDIVQADAPLDMRYEPNHPFADEQGYVAYSNVNTIEEMADMMAASRSFETSVEVMNRARSMQQGLLQLGNK
- the flgB gene encoding flagellar basal body rod protein FlgB, giving the protein MAINLDKALGIHPQTLDFRVERSKVLASNLINAETPGYKARDLDFKAAMKQVEAGMQMNQQYSLAYRMPYQNSADDNTVELGKEQARYSQNAMDYQTSLTFLNMKIAGLKSAIEGR